The genomic region GTCTATCGTCATCCGGTAGGACGTGTCGAGGTAAATCCGCAGACAATGGAGGGAGACGAGCGCATAGTCGGCGAATCCGCCGCCACCTTCCGGGGCGGCGGATTCGTCTCCATCGCCAGTAACTCTTTGAGAAATCGGGACAATCTCGCCAGTGAAGCGGGAGATTTGCGTCATGACCATTCGCAGTCTCCCGCTTCAACTCCTTTGATTTAGCGACCTATCCCGTCGCCATCTAGTGATTCAACACAGCCCTATTACATCAATGGGGTGGCTTCCGACCCGATTCCGTGGGGCGAGGGCAGCCAGTACCTCACGTACAAGTTACAGGTCCTCCAGACCAACGAACGGGCCGTTACCGTCAACCCCGACCGGTGGCGCGACCAGTCCTGTCCTGCCTGTGGCGTCAAGCGAGGCGGGATACATCATCGGTTGTGCGACTACGAGGAGTGCCCCGCGTGTGGCGAGCAACTGCTACTGTGTTCCTGCGTCGTCGACATCGAAGTCGTCGCACCACGTAGCCCGAGGCGTCGTCTCAAGCAGCTGCTCAGTCGTCTCCTGTAGGTAGGACTCCCCCTTGGTAGAGATATGTGGCCAGTGTCAGTTGTTGTGACTACACTCATCTTATTCGCAAGAGTGTACGGTCATTTGGCCAGGGCAAACACTCATAACTGAGAAATTCATTAGAAATTCACATGAGCCGAACATCCATTCCCATAGATACCGATACAAAAGACAGACTCGACGAGGCGAAACGAGAAGATGAAACGTGGGATGAATTCCTCCTCCGAATTGTTGCATCGACCGGTGATGGGATGTCTCCAGGGGCACTGTCTGATGAAGAAGCCGAGGAAGCACTGGAGATCGTACGAGAAGGTCGCGAGCGGTAATGTTTCTCGATACCTCCGCGATTATCGCCTACCAGCAAGGAGACGAGCGCGCTGTCGAGTATCTCGATGATGGCCGGCCATGGTACACATCTACAATCTGCGCCTTCGAGTATATCAACGGCCGGCTTGGAAGCGGTGAAACTGACGTACTGGCCGTCAGACAAGAGTTTTCGGATGTGCAGACACTTGACCTGAACGAGCCCATTGCAGTCGAGGCCGCACGCCTGCAAGATGAAATAATGACTGACGGAGGGCGACTGGCAACTGCTGATATGCTTGTTGCGGCTACAGCCCGCTCAACGGGTGACGAACTTGTCGTCGCGGATAGCGACTTCGAGACTGAAGTCCTTCAAACTGTGATGGAGGTCACGAACCTCCGTAAATGAGCGATACGCAGATATACTAACTGGCTATTTCGGCCACCACAGTAAGTAAATAAACCCAGCCATAACGACTGGTAGCAAGACCAGACCCCGTGGTCAGAATTTTGTGTGCGCCGGCGAGGGTGCCGGCGTCGCACTGACTGCAGTGCGTAGAGCGCCGGCAGGTCACGGTCTACCAATGCATATGCTCATCTACGCGCTAGTTGAGGCATCGACAGCAGACGAGGCACTCGCCGCTGGCAAGGGCGTCTTCGACAACCTGGTCGGCGTCGACAGGCACTCATGTAGCAGTTGTAGTGAGTCCAGTCTTATTATGGATTTGAGTGGCTGGAACTCAATTTTTCGAGACAGTGAAAGTAGACCAGCTAATTTACTGAATTAAACAGAGACGGTGCTCTCACGAGAGTGAAAATAAATCACCGCCTGTGGAGACTGCGCTCCTATGGACATCTAGTCGGTGTCTGCAAAGCGGCCAAGGAGCGAACCACGTCAGCAGTGATAGGGTGGGGCGGCAGTCACGCTGGTTCGGTCCG from Haloarcula rubripromontorii harbors:
- a CDS encoding PIN domain-containing protein; its protein translation is MFLDTSAIIAYQQGDERAVEYLDDGRPWYTSTICAFEYINGRLGSGETDVLAVRQEFSDVQTLDLNEPIAVEAARLQDEIMTDGGRLATADMLVAATARSTGDELVVADSDFETEVLQTVMEVTNLRK
- a CDS encoding DUF7557 family protein, coding for MSRTSIPIDTDTKDRLDEAKREDETWDEFLLRIVASTGDGMSPGALSDEEAEEALEIVREGRER